The following proteins come from a genomic window of Streptomyces sp. NBC_00539:
- a CDS encoding AfsA-related hotdog domain-containing protein, with protein MTVDNGTAIDGWVLAGTRHLIHRPPSRAHYGLDVPSLGEENFTLVGATPVAHPLFNDGPAHFHDMQIATETMGEIGAFVGQRYYGVPEDRPGLFYRFTLNLTDLAAWRSEGPGAGPVPMATRIRARPANVVAEVPRGLDFHIEVALGDRPCATGSAGLVFLMPRLYRRHVEHSRQALRAAPELDDAPDGPLCPAGAREVGRYATENVVVSEPADASRGRISTWLLGTGLSPVFAGEDGRLSGLHVLEALRQASLLAAGRAHGLDARRSTLGALQVHFRGQAEHDMPLRCVAVAGPLAQGVDGRPAVPVTLTLTQRRRAVAEARTAVVQDY; from the coding sequence ATGACAGTCGACAATGGGACGGCCATAGACGGGTGGGTGCTCGCGGGCACCCGGCACCTGATCCACCGTCCGCCCTCGCGGGCCCACTACGGCCTCGACGTCCCCAGCCTGGGCGAGGAGAACTTCACCCTGGTGGGCGCCACTCCCGTCGCCCATCCGCTCTTCAACGACGGCCCGGCCCACTTCCACGACATGCAGATCGCCACGGAGACGATGGGCGAGATCGGCGCGTTCGTCGGGCAGCGCTACTACGGCGTGCCCGAGGACCGGCCGGGCCTCTTCTACCGGTTCACCCTCAACCTCACGGACCTCGCCGCCTGGCGCTCCGAGGGCCCCGGCGCCGGCCCGGTGCCCATGGCGACCCGGATCAGGGCGAGGCCCGCGAACGTGGTCGCCGAAGTGCCGCGCGGGCTCGACTTCCACATCGAGGTCGCCCTCGGTGACCGGCCGTGCGCCACCGGGTCGGCCGGCCTGGTGTTCCTGATGCCGAGGCTCTACCGGCGGCACGTCGAGCACTCCCGGCAGGCCCTGCGGGCCGCGCCCGAGCTCGACGACGCCCCGGACGGGCCGCTGTGCCCGGCCGGCGCCCGCGAGGTGGGCCGCTACGCCACCGAGAACGTCGTCGTCAGCGAACCGGCCGACGCCTCGCGCGGGCGGATCAGCACCTGGTTGCTCGGCACGGGCCTGAGCCCGGTCTTCGCCGGTGAGGACGGCCGGCTGTCCGGTCTGCACGTACTGGAGGCGCTGCGCCAGGCGTCACTGCTGGCCGCGGGGCGCGCGCACGGTCTGGACGCGCGCCGGAGCACGCTCGGCGCCTTGCAGGTGCACTTCCGCGGACAGGCGGAGCACGACATGCCGCTGCGCTGCGTGGCGGTGGCCGGGCCGCTCGCGCAGGGCGTCGACGGCCGGCCGGCCGTACCCGTCACCCTGACCCTCACCCAGCGGCGCCGAGCGGTGGCCGAGGCGCGCACCGCCGTGGTGCAGGACTACTGA
- a CDS encoding AfsR/SARP family transcriptional regulator produces MLFRILGPLEVCADADPGTSHAPHAAKLRVVLGTLLVRADEVVSVGTLIDELWPDAPPRTATTTLQVYVSHLRKVLRGADPDHGGAALVTRRPGYVLRVGARALDTMAFEELTRRGHRALREGDFAGAAESHRQALALWRGPVLSDTPHGPVLDGAAVRLNEARVTALDERIRAELHLGRHRDLLAELHELVAEHRLHEEFHAHLMVALYRCGRQAEALRVFTLLRQTLVEELGIEPGPASRELQRRILEGDPALSRPGARETAATTGSGPAAWSAAPGAALPGSDPYFTGRAGELAELERLLRTAPAGGRVAVTGLPGTGKSALAVEAAHRVADAFPDGRLYLDLRADADGPPHRAVDRLPQAGPRRPAGDGPAAGPRRVLLVLDHVASETQVRPLLAAAPDAVVLLTAGRVPAGLPGLRSVVLGPWSREEVPRLAGLFAVRGAPGGVDAADPDAVAETAELCGRLPLAVRAAAAQLAARPHWTIAALADRLREERGRLDALRTGDVDVRARLCAAYAACPAPARRAFRMLGALPPGRFGPREAAAALDVGEREAAVALEALADERLVALERDGCRLPELLRLLAAELLAREEPPEVARAAAERVCRAYADAAAEPGRAPDAAARGLVHLARTAYEAGLWELTVRLTDALGGWVREDLEAAYGLALDAAERCSDRAAQARMLRALADLAWQHRRMERARELYGSALDLARGADDGEEAGRALVGLAELRLDAGAATDAAALLEPALAALTGPGRARGRYEASRTRALLALAQEEPETARAWFRECLELAGALRDHRLEGYARRSLRALGTGPAAGPGGAVEVRPGLWRLCPRPHAAPVRA; encoded by the coding sequence ATGCTCTTCCGGATTCTGGGACCCCTGGAGGTCTGCGCCGACGCCGATCCCGGGACCTCGCACGCCCCGCACGCCGCGAAGTTGCGGGTCGTGCTCGGGACCCTGCTGGTGCGCGCCGACGAGGTGGTGTCGGTCGGCACCCTCATCGACGAGCTCTGGCCGGACGCACCGCCGCGCACCGCGACGACCACCCTCCAGGTGTACGTGTCCCACTTGCGCAAAGTGCTCCGTGGCGCCGACCCGGACCACGGCGGGGCGGCGCTCGTCACCCGCCGCCCCGGTTACGTGCTGCGGGTCGGGGCGCGGGCGCTGGACACCATGGCCTTCGAGGAGCTGACCCGGCGCGGCCACCGGGCCCTGCGGGAGGGCGACTTCGCGGGCGCCGCGGAGTCCCACCGGCAGGCCCTCGCCCTGTGGCGGGGGCCCGTGCTGTCGGACACCCCGCACGGGCCGGTGCTGGACGGCGCCGCCGTACGGCTGAACGAGGCCCGGGTGACGGCGCTGGACGAGCGGATCCGGGCCGAGCTGCACCTGGGGCGCCACCGCGACCTGCTCGCGGAGCTGCACGAGTTGGTGGCGGAGCACCGGCTGCACGAGGAGTTCCACGCGCATCTGATGGTGGCGCTGTACCGGTGCGGGCGCCAGGCGGAGGCGTTGCGGGTGTTCACGCTGCTGCGGCAGACCCTGGTGGAGGAACTGGGCATCGAGCCCGGCCCCGCCTCCCGCGAGCTCCAGCGGCGCATCCTGGAGGGCGATCCGGCGCTGTCACGGCCGGGGGCGCGCGAGACGGCTGCCACCACCGGGTCGGGCCCGGCCGCGTGGTCCGCCGCGCCGGGGGCGGCGCTGCCCGGGAGCGATCCGTACTTCACCGGCCGGGCGGGCGAACTGGCCGAGCTGGAGCGGCTGCTGCGCACCGCGCCAGCCGGCGGCCGGGTCGCCGTGACGGGTCTGCCGGGCACGGGCAAGTCGGCCCTCGCGGTGGAGGCCGCGCACCGCGTGGCGGACGCGTTCCCCGACGGCCGCCTCTACCTCGACCTGCGCGCGGACGCCGACGGACCGCCGCACCGGGCGGTGGACCGGCTGCCGCAGGCCGGTCCGCGAAGGCCGGCGGGTGACGGCCCGGCGGCCGGGCCGCGGCGGGTGCTGCTGGTGCTGGACCACGTCGCCTCCGAGACGCAGGTGCGGCCGCTGCTGGCCGCCGCGCCCGACGCGGTGGTGCTGCTCACCGCGGGCCGGGTGCCCGCCGGGCTGCCGGGCCTGCGCTCGGTGGTGCTCGGGCCGTGGAGCCGGGAGGAGGTCCCGCGGCTGGCGGGGCTGTTCGCGGTCCGGGGCGCCCCCGGCGGGGTGGACGCCGCGGATCCGGACGCCGTCGCGGAGACGGCCGAGCTGTGCGGGCGACTGCCCCTTGCCGTGCGTGCCGCGGCCGCGCAGCTCGCGGCCCGCCCGCACTGGACGATCGCCGCCCTGGCGGACCGGCTGCGCGAGGAGCGCGGGCGGCTGGACGCGCTGCGGACCGGCGATGTCGACGTACGGGCCCGCCTGTGCGCGGCGTACGCGGCCTGCCCCGCACCCGCGCGGCGTGCCTTCCGGATGCTGGGCGCGCTGCCGCCCGGCCGGTTCGGGCCCCGGGAGGCGGCCGCCGCGCTGGACGTGGGCGAGCGGGAGGCGGCGGTGGCCCTGGAAGCCCTGGCCGACGAGCGGCTGGTGGCGCTGGAGCGGGACGGCTGCCGGCTGCCGGAGCTGCTGCGGCTGCTGGCGGCGGAACTGCTGGCGCGGGAGGAGCCGCCCGAAGTGGCGCGGGCGGCGGCGGAGCGCGTGTGCCGGGCGTACGCCGATGCCGCGGCGGAGCCGGGCCGGGCGCCGGACGCCGCGGCGCGCGGGCTCGTACACCTGGCGCGGACCGCGTACGAAGCGGGGCTGTGGGAGCTGACCGTACGGCTGACGGACGCGCTGGGCGGCTGGGTACGGGAAGACCTGGAGGCCGCCTACGGCCTGGCGCTGGACGCCGCCGAGCGGTGCTCGGACCGGGCGGCGCAGGCGCGGATGCTGCGTGCGCTGGCGGACCTCGCCTGGCAGCACCGGCGCATGGAGCGGGCCCGCGAACTGTACGGCTCGGCCCTGGACCTGGCCCGCGGGGCCGACGACGGGGAGGAGGCCGGGCGGGCCCTGGTGGGGCTGGCGGAGCTGCGGCTGGACGCCGGGGCGGCGACGGACGCCGCGGCCCTGCTGGAGCCCGCGCTGGCCGCCCTGACGGGGCCCGGCCGGGCCCGGGGGCGGTACGAGGCCAGCCGTACGCGGGCGTTGCTGGCCCTGGCGCAGGAGGAGCCGGAGACCGCCCGGGCGTGGTTCAGGGAGTGCCTGGAGCTGGCGGGCGCCCTGCGCGACCACCGCCTGGAGGGGTACGCGCGGCGCTCGCTGCGGGCCCTGGGCACCGGTCCCGCGGCGGGCCCCGGGGGTGCCGTGGAGGTCCGGCCGGGCCTGTGGCGGCTGTGCCCGCGGCCGCACGCAGCCCCGGTCCGCGCATGA
- a CDS encoding ATP-binding protein has protein sequence MSVSLGPLTELVGREVEGAVLRERLRDPAARLVTLTGRAGVGKSVLAAEAVRAVGAAFDVVGVVDAVAVVDAVADGEAALLEAAGPLPDGAGRVLVVLDGCDHAARPAASGAAAALLADPRVVVLATALEPLGVYGEQLLPLAPLPVAAPGPRGAADPEELQEVPGVALFVRRARDADPSFALTLENAGAVAELCALLGGLPLAVELAARRLRLFPPHLLLSRLRGRMTALGGGPQQAPERHRSLAALAEWSCRGLDPAAADALRQLSVYEPGFGMPAAGVAAEDAFEALLERGVVSVVGEERGELRLAVPEPVRSYCRDALVESGGEAAALDAHAEHYRLLVGSAQPALAGTEQALRLRELAAEADNVAAALRWLRERGDGEVVAAVVLGCRLPWLAQGRLREGLEWCDAAAEPAGPALADALRARLADMSGVFALALGDPQEAVRRHRRALALGKGVGDRRQNALASAHLGAALLGAGDVPGARAVLVTSLSALESMGVTRGAAAAAASLAAVLRADGDRRKALELLERAEEAFRRIRDGRGLAGALRISAAMALEGEEPQRADRALREGLRLYGDVGELTELPGLLEEFALLLLRTSPAQRPRCVRLLAAADTLRGRTGARVPDEWRSEAERARTELSARLDWTDFAVAWAEGVRMTAPTAVAEALSAPGPSRRPVVSAAAEAQSLTPRQVQVALLVAEGLTNRHIAARLDISEWTVVNHVRQVMRRLGCTSRVQVAGAVGRWA, from the coding sequence ATGTCGGTATCGCTGGGCCCGCTCACGGAGCTGGTCGGCCGGGAAGTCGAAGGCGCCGTGCTGCGCGAGCGGTTGCGGGATCCGGCGGCGCGGCTGGTGACGTTGACCGGCCGGGCCGGCGTGGGCAAGAGCGTGCTGGCGGCCGAGGCCGTGCGGGCCGTCGGCGCCGCGTTCGACGTGGTCGGCGTGGTGGACGCGGTCGCTGTGGTGGACGCGGTCGCGGACGGCGAGGCGGCGTTGCTCGAAGCCGCCGGTCCGCTGCCGGACGGAGCCGGGCGGGTGCTCGTCGTACTGGACGGCTGCGACCATGCGGCGCGCCCGGCTGCGTCCGGGGCCGCGGCGGCGCTCCTGGCCGACCCGCGGGTGGTGGTGCTGGCCACCGCGCTGGAGCCGCTCGGCGTCTACGGGGAACAGCTGCTGCCGCTGGCTCCGTTGCCCGTCGCGGCACCCGGTCCGCGCGGGGCGGCCGACCCCGAGGAACTGCAGGAGGTGCCCGGCGTCGCCCTGTTCGTGCGGCGCGCCCGGGACGCGGATCCGTCCTTCGCGCTGACCCTGGAGAACGCCGGGGCCGTGGCCGAGCTGTGCGCCCTGCTCGGCGGCCTGCCGCTGGCGGTGGAACTCGCGGCGCGCCGGCTGCGGCTGTTCCCGCCCCATCTGCTGCTCTCCCGCCTGCGCGGCCGTATGACGGCGCTGGGCGGAGGACCGCAGCAGGCGCCCGAGCGGCACCGTTCGCTCGCCGCCCTCGCCGAGTGGAGCTGCCGCGGCCTGGACCCGGCGGCGGCCGACGCACTGCGGCAACTGAGCGTCTACGAACCGGGGTTCGGGATGCCGGCGGCAGGGGTGGCGGCCGAGGACGCCTTCGAGGCGCTGCTGGAGCGCGGCGTGGTGTCGGTGGTGGGCGAGGAGCGGGGGGAGCTGCGCCTGGCCGTGCCCGAGCCGGTGCGTTCGTACTGCCGGGACGCGCTGGTGGAGTCGGGCGGCGAGGCCGCCGCCCTGGACGCGCACGCGGAGCACTACCGGCTGCTGGTCGGCTCCGCGCAGCCCGCCCTCGCGGGGACGGAACAGGCGCTGCGCCTGCGCGAGTTGGCTGCCGAGGCGGACAACGTGGCGGCGGCGCTGCGGTGGCTGCGGGAGCGGGGCGACGGCGAGGTCGTCGCCGCGGTGGTGCTGGGCTGCCGGCTGCCCTGGCTGGCGCAGGGGCGGCTGCGGGAGGGCCTGGAGTGGTGCGACGCGGCCGCCGAGCCGGCCGGGCCGGCGCTCGCGGACGCCCTGCGGGCCCGGCTGGCCGACATGTCCGGCGTCTTCGCACTGGCCCTGGGTGACCCGCAGGAGGCGGTGCGCCGCCACCGGCGCGCCCTCGCCCTGGGCAAGGGGGTCGGTGACCGGCGGCAGAACGCGCTGGCCTCCGCCCACCTGGGGGCGGCCCTGCTGGGAGCGGGGGACGTCCCCGGCGCCCGGGCGGTGCTGGTGACCTCGCTGAGCGCGCTCGAATCGATGGGCGTCACCCGGGGCGCGGCGGCGGCGGCCGCCTCCCTCGCCGCCGTCCTGCGGGCCGACGGGGACCGGCGCAAGGCGCTGGAGCTGCTGGAGCGGGCCGAGGAGGCGTTCCGCCGGATCCGGGACGGGCGGGGCCTGGCGGGTGCGCTGCGGATCTCGGCGGCGATGGCACTGGAGGGAGAGGAGCCGCAGCGCGCCGACCGGGCCCTGCGGGAGGGCCTGCGACTGTACGGGGACGTCGGGGAGCTGACGGAACTGCCGGGCCTGCTGGAGGAGTTCGCGCTCCTGCTGCTGCGCACGTCGCCCGCGCAGCGGCCCCGGTGCGTACGGCTGCTCGCGGCGGCGGACACCCTGCGCGGCCGGACGGGGGCGCGGGTGCCCGACGAGTGGCGTTCGGAGGCCGAGCGGGCCCGTACGGAGCTCAGTGCCCGGCTGGACTGGACGGACTTCGCCGTGGCCTGGGCGGAGGGGGTGCGGATGACCGCGCCGACGGCCGTGGCGGAGGCGCTTTCGGCGCCCGGGCCCTCACGGCGTCCAGTGGTGTCGGCCGCCGCGGAGGCGCAGTCCCTCACCCCCCGCCAGGTCCAGGTGGCGCTGCTGGTCGCGGAGGGTCTGACGAACCGGCACATCGCGGCCCGTCTGGACATCTCGGAGTGGACCGTCGTCAACCACGTCCGCCAGGTGATGCGGCGCCTGGGCTGCACGTCTCGGGTGCAGGTCGCCGGGGCGGTGGGCCGATGGGCATGA
- a CDS encoding AMP-binding protein, which produces MTGPTVYGALDRPGPTPARPMDISPPDEVAARFRAAGWWRPQTFLDDLYRTAAVAPQRPAIVSERAHRPAERRRVTIGYGRLAAYVDRFAAALQSLGVVPGDPVAYQLPNWWETAALTLACLRAGAVAVPVLPTVRAHGLRRILDSTRARVCVVPDVWEGFPHAEALADLAPRLPWLRHRIVLGDAAATGAVDFEAYFRRTAHERTAAGRPAGPRPGPADRPALLISVMGLRDAYTSVVHSPNTLYANISTQHEPRGPGRRPGEVFLSTLPLTSLASLIYTVYWPLAVGGTGVYQDVWEPGRCLDLMAATGVDQVNAEPAYLSELLTVQRRRPRRTDRLRLVLSGGRTSTPEPLAAGLREVFGVPVLSVWGAPELGMGTLSGDVEHGRDGVSALTGLEFSAAPGTGTLTVRGPSVCLATWPHGTAAPRPTWEHDDGRLDTGDLATAGRHGGVRVVARAGERTGAIFMVPVAEVEERLLTHPRVREAAVVAYTDPEHGELPCAVVVPAAQDRPPGPAELREHLGGQGVAEAFLPTRLEIVGALPRDDHGQVRRDALRGWLARLRPGEPRPAPDTA; this is translated from the coding sequence ATGACCGGTCCCACCGTGTACGGCGCCTTGGACCGTCCGGGTCCCACCCCGGCCCGTCCCATGGACATCAGCCCGCCCGACGAGGTCGCCGCCCGGTTCCGCGCGGCCGGCTGGTGGCGGCCACAGACCTTCCTGGACGACTTGTACCGTACGGCGGCCGTGGCTCCGCAGCGCCCGGCGATCGTCTCGGAGCGCGCCCACCGGCCCGCGGAGCGGCGCCGGGTCACGATCGGCTACGGGCGGCTCGCCGCGTACGTCGACCGGTTCGCCGCCGCCCTGCAGTCGCTCGGGGTCGTACCGGGCGACCCGGTGGCCTACCAGCTGCCCAACTGGTGGGAGACGGCGGCGCTGACCCTGGCCTGCCTGCGGGCCGGGGCCGTCGCGGTGCCGGTGCTGCCGACCGTACGGGCGCACGGGCTGCGGCGGATCCTGGACAGCACCCGGGCCCGGGTGTGCGTGGTGCCCGACGTCTGGGAGGGCTTCCCGCACGCCGAGGCGCTCGCGGACCTCGCCCCGCGGCTGCCGTGGCTGCGTCACCGGATCGTCCTCGGGGACGCCGCGGCGACCGGGGCGGTCGATTTCGAGGCGTACTTCCGGCGCACCGCGCACGAGCGCACCGCAGCGGGCCGGCCGGCCGGGCCGCGTCCGGGCCCGGCCGACCGGCCCGCGCTGCTGATCAGCGTGATGGGGCTGAGGGACGCCTACACGTCGGTGGTGCACTCCCCCAACACCCTGTACGCCAACATCAGTACGCAGCACGAGCCGCGGGGGCCCGGACGCCGGCCGGGCGAGGTCTTCCTCAGCACGCTCCCGCTCACCTCGCTGGCCTCGCTGATCTACACGGTGTACTGGCCGCTGGCGGTCGGCGGCACCGGCGTCTACCAGGACGTCTGGGAGCCGGGCCGGTGCCTGGACCTGATGGCGGCGACCGGGGTCGACCAGGTCAACGCCGAGCCCGCCTACCTGTCGGAGCTGCTCACCGTGCAGCGCCGGCGGCCGCGGCGGACGGACCGGCTGCGGCTGGTGCTGTCCGGCGGGCGCACCAGCACCCCGGAGCCGCTGGCCGCCGGGTTGCGGGAGGTGTTCGGGGTGCCGGTGCTCTCCGTGTGGGGGGCGCCCGAGCTGGGCATGGGGACCCTGTCCGGGGACGTCGAGCACGGGCGGGACGGCGTCAGCGCGCTGACGGGCCTGGAGTTCTCGGCCGCCCCGGGGACGGGGACCTTGACGGTGCGCGGGCCCTCGGTGTGCCTGGCCACCTGGCCGCACGGCACCGCGGCCCCCCGGCCCACGTGGGAGCACGACGACGGCCGCCTCGACACCGGTGACCTGGCCACCGCAGGACGGCACGGCGGGGTGCGGGTCGTGGCCCGGGCAGGCGAGCGGACCGGGGCCATCTTCATGGTGCCCGTCGCCGAGGTGGAGGAACGGCTGCTGACCCATCCCCGGGTACGGGAGGCCGCGGTCGTCGCCTACACCGATCCGGAACACGGGGAGCTGCCGTGCGCAGTGGTGGTCCCGGCCGCGCAGGACCGGCCGCCGGGGCCGGCGGAGCTGCGCGAGCACCTCGGCGGGCAGGGCGTCGCGGAAGCCTTCCTCCCGACCCGGCTGGAGATCGTCGGAGCGCTGCCCCGCGACGACCACGGCCAGGTCCGGCGCGACGCGCTCCGTGGCTGGCTGGCGCGACTGCGGCCCGGCGAACCCCGACCGGCGCCGGACACGGCGTGA
- a CDS encoding polyprenyl synthetase family protein yields MTTPTDHQPWRTQTPAQVRDAMLDRVEERLARLLAEEHRARRTCDPRSAVLVAGVAELVQAGAERAHPVICLTGYLAAGGDPDGEDAVAAAAALELLDTCLMIREDVRDNAPLRRGIPTLHISHAAEHERNGWRGEPRRFGEGTAVLAGDLALAYGDRLAVRLPYEAWRWWDELRTERAIGAHVEAAAATEYLDDAWPGQCVSGCGSGCGAGWYGLRHALLIGAALAGREDLSESYEEYARALHGAWRIRGFLRGGPGFGGDAQFLRDVFFDERARAGAEETIAALLERADAAVAAAPLAPHWRTELAAFARRVAGCE; encoded by the coding sequence ATGACGACACCGACCGACCACCAGCCGTGGCGCACGCAGACACCCGCACAGGTGCGCGACGCCATGCTCGACCGGGTCGAGGAACGGCTCGCCCGGCTGCTCGCCGAAGAGCACCGGGCCCGTCGCACCTGCGATCCGCGGAGCGCCGTACTGGTGGCGGGCGTCGCCGAACTGGTGCAGGCCGGCGCCGAGCGGGCGCACCCCGTCATCTGCCTCACCGGCTACCTCGCCGCGGGCGGTGACCCGGACGGCGAGGACGCCGTCGCCGCGGCCGCCGCGCTGGAACTCCTCGACACCTGCCTGATGATCCGTGAGGACGTGCGGGACAACGCGCCGCTGCGGCGCGGCATCCCCACCCTGCACATCAGCCACGCCGCCGAGCACGAACGCAACGGCTGGCGCGGCGAACCCCGCCGGTTCGGGGAGGGAACCGCCGTCCTCGCCGGGGACCTCGCCCTCGCCTACGGCGACCGGCTCGCGGTCCGGCTCCCGTACGAGGCCTGGCGGTGGTGGGACGAGCTGCGTACGGAACGGGCCATCGGCGCCCACGTCGAGGCCGCGGCGGCGACCGAGTACCTCGACGACGCGTGGCCCGGCCAGTGCGTCTCCGGCTGCGGCAGCGGCTGCGGCGCCGGCTGGTACGGCCTGCGGCACGCCCTGCTCATCGGCGCCGCGCTCGCGGGCCGCGAGGACCTGAGCGAAAGCTACGAGGAGTACGCCCGCGCCCTGCACGGGGCCTGGCGCATCCGCGGCTTCCTGCGCGGCGGCCCCGGCTTCGGCGGCGACGCCCAGTTCCTGCGCGACGTGTTCTTCGACGAGCGGGCCCGCGCCGGTGCCGAGGAGACCATCGCCGCACTCCTGGAGCGCGCCGACGCGGCGGTGGCCGCCGCCCCCCTCGCCCCCCACTGGCGCACCGAACTGGCGGCGTTCGCCCGCCGCGTGGCCGGCTGCGAATAG